Below is a genomic region from Candidatus Babeliales bacterium.
CTCAAACACATCTAGCGGAGAGGCCCAAGATCCCTTAGGAACATCTATTTTCGAAAGTGCCACGTTACCGCCACGATCGATCACGTACTGAAATATTTTCATCGCATGCCCTACTTCTTCCTTAGCTTGCAGTTTCAGCCAATGAGCCATCCCCATTAACCCTGCTTGGGCACAATAAGCTGCCATCGCTAGATAAATATAAGAAGAATGCAGCTCTGCATTGATCTGTTTATTAAGCGCATCTTGCATTTGTGATTTCAACATGAGAACTCCTTATCGCAAACGTGTCCCGTTTGGTACATGTCCAGTTATAGTCGTTATGTGAGGAGTGCCATCTTCATCTCCTGCACACAGAATCATGCCATGGGATTCAAATCCCATCATGGCACGTGGAGCTAAATTATACACAAATACGCCCTGCTTATCGACAAGGTCAGCCGGTTCAAAAAAGGAACGCAGCCCTGCAAGAATCTGGCGATTCCCCAGCTCACCAAAATCAACCTCCAAACGATACAATTTTTTAGACTTGGGAACGTCCTCGCACGCCACAATTGTTCCAACACGCAGCTCAACCTTTGCCACGTCGTTAATAGTGATCGTTGTATCGATTACCGACTGTTCAGTCTTAGTCTCCATGAGCTATTCCTGACTTTTCGAATAAGGTTGGTATCTTCTTTAATGTAAACACATGGCACCATGCACCAGCCATCTGTTCGATGTTATCGATTCCTGGCTGAATGATGATCGAGTATCCAAGCGCATCAAGCAGCACCATCATTTTATCAGGCATTACCGGCAATAAAATAACGCCTATCGTTTTGAGTGCATGACAGGTTGCTGCAATTCGGTCTGCAAATGCGGCCTTATCATTCTTAACAAGCTTCCATGGTTCTTGTGCATGGAAAAATGCATTCGTTTGATTGATGAACTTCCAGACGTGTCCGAGAGCTTGGTGATAAAGACATCCATCCATTGCCTCACAATAGGCAAGTAACATAGCATTGGCATGATTGCGCAATTCGTGTGCCTCTGGTGACCATGTATCAGGAGCTTCAACCTTCTCTAGATCATATCGTAATGAAAGGCTCAATGTCCGGTTCAAGAGATTACCAAGATCGTTGGCAAGATCAGTTTCAATCTTTTGTTCGAGTTCGGTATCACTAAAATCACCATCATGCGTTACCGCCATCTGGCGCACAAGATAATAGCGAACCGGATCGACTCCGTACGTTGCTTGTAATTCCATAGGATCAACAACGTTACCAAACGATTTTGACATCTTCTGTTTGTTTACGGTAATCCATCCATGCACCAACATATGCTTTGGAAGTGCAAGATTGGATGCCATCAGGAATGCAGGCCAATAAACTGCATGGAATCTCAAGATATCTTTTGCCATGACATGCAAATTGGCAGGCCACCATTTTTCAAACATTGCTTTTTTGGAGGGATCACCATAACCAACACCTGTAATATAGTTATTGAGTGCATCCGCCCACACGTACACAACGTGCTTGGGATCACCCGGGAATGGAATTCCCCATTTAACTGTTGTACGCGAAATGCTTAAATCCTTAAGCCCTCCCTTCACAAATGAAATCACTTCGTTAAGCCGCTCACGAGGAATCACAAATTCAGGGCACTCTTCATAAAAAGTAAGAAGTCGATCCTGATACTTGGAAAGTTTAAAGAAGTAGCTCTCTTCAGACACCAACTGCGTTGCACGACCACATGATGGACATGGTGGCGCATCATCTTGCGTATCGACAAAGGTTTCACATGGCGTACAATACCAGCCTTTATAAAAATCTTTATAGATATCACCCTTATCAATCAGGTCTTGCAACCACTGCTGTACCGCTTTAATGTGATGCGTATCTGTAGTTCGAATAAAGTGATCATACTCGATATTGTAAGCTTTCCACGCATCCTTATAAGCAGGGATAAAGCTATCGACAAACACTTGTGGTTCCTTGCCAGCTTTCTCTGCAGCCTGGGCAATCTTTTGGCCGTGCTCGTCCGTTCCAGTCAGAAAGAAAACCTCCTTACCCTTGAGCTTATTCCAGCGTGCCGCTACATCAGCAAGCAGAGTAGAATACAGCGACCCAAGATGAGGTTTAGCAGTCCCATAATAGATGGGAGTCGTAACATAAAAAGTTGATGGTTTCACGTTATATCTCCGTGTCTTGGCACCATATATGTGTGATTCGGCAGCGTCTCACAGAGTGAGCGTATTACGCAAAAAAAGCAACTTTAATAAAAAGCATACGATCACAAAATCCTAGCGAGTCGCATGTTTCGGACTCATATATACCTGTAGATAATATTCGGCAATATCAGGTCGCTTTATTTCGTGACGTATAAATTCCAGAAAATCACCCTTTCTGTCATTAGGTACGCTCCAAACATGTTCAATGCCCTTATCAAATCGCTTCAGGCAATATTCCAATTGTGCAAGGCGAATACAATTAAGATTTGCCCCATCTACCAATAACTCATCCCCCATCTCAAGGTTTTCAGGATTATGCTGGTATGCAAGTGCCCGCTCAAGAAAATGCGTCAAGGATTCGTTCATAGATGGAGGCTGATAACCCTGCAAACATCTTTGGTACAACCTAAAAAATGAGTTCGGATCATAAGTTTCCATAGCACTGCACGACAATCCTATGCACAATAGAGATGAAATCCATAGAGTTCTATTCATAATAGAAAGCTCCCCATACAATAAAACAGGCGGTGTTCCATCAATTCAGAAATAGCCAGTCTCCAACACCCTTAGAAACCGATTATCTACACCAAAACTACCCCGCTCTTAAAGAAACCCACGCCTTCTCTAAGATATTTCTATTAATATGCTCTTTAAAAAAGCTAAAATTACTCATTCTTTTCGGCCAAGAATCCACTTGAGCCTGAAGCTCAGCAGACATCACCTCGAGACGCACATCCTGGCGCGATGGCA
It encodes:
- the metG gene encoding methionine--tRNA ligase, with amino-acid sequence MKPSTFYVTTPIYYGTAKPHLGSLYSTLLADVAARWNKLKGKEVFFLTGTDEHGQKIAQAAEKAGKEPQVFVDSFIPAYKDAWKAYNIEYDHFIRTTDTHHIKAVQQWLQDLIDKGDIYKDFYKGWYCTPCETFVDTQDDAPPCPSCGRATQLVSEESYFFKLSKYQDRLLTFYEECPEFVIPRERLNEVISFVKGGLKDLSISRTTVKWGIPFPGDPKHVVYVWADALNNYITGVGYGDPSKKAMFEKWWPANLHVMAKDILRFHAVYWPAFLMASNLALPKHMLVHGWITVNKQKMSKSFGNVVDPMELQATYGVDPVRYYLVRQMAVTHDGDFSDTELEQKIETDLANDLGNLLNRTLSLSLRYDLEKVEAPDTWSPEAHELRNHANAMLLAYCEAMDGCLYHQALGHVWKFINQTNAFFHAQEPWKLVKNDKAAFADRIAATCHALKTIGVILLPVMPDKMMVLLDALGYSIIIQPGIDNIEQMAGAWCHVFTLKKIPTLFEKSGIAHGD
- a CDS encoding ferritin is translated as MLKSQMQDALNKQINAELHSSYIYLAMAAYCAQAGLMGMAHWLKLQAKEEVGHAMKIFQYVIDRGGNVALSKIDVPKGSWASPLDVFEAAYKHECYVSSLIDGLVADARTHNDIATENFLQWFVAEQVEEEASAQEVVDKLELATNGAALLVIDQWMASRS